A section of the Plutella xylostella chromosome 18, ilPluXylo3.1, whole genome shotgun sequence genome encodes:
- the LOC105387989 gene encoding general odorant-binding protein lush-like isoform X2, with amino-acid sequence MCGFFDQVGNIEQGEFLEERKVMCYIKCIYAMGGAIKNDKFVYDAMIKHVNLVFPPEIKEPTLAAINQCRDVDKQYADSCEAAYWVAKCMYEYGPEQFFFP; translated from the exons ATCAAGTTGGTAACATAGAACAAGGAGAGTTTCTTGAGGAAAGAAAAGTAATGTGCTACATAAAGTGTATTTACGCAATGGGTGGGGCC atAAAAAACGATAAATTTGTGTACGATGCAATGATCAAGCATGTCAACTTGGTGTTTCCTCCAGAAATTAAGGAGCCAACCTTAGCCGCAATAAACCAGTGTAGAGATGTTG aTAAACAATACGCCGACAGTTGTGAAGCAGCGTATTGGGTGGCCAAGTGTATGTACGAATACGGACCTGAACAATTCTTTTTTCCTTGA